One genomic segment of Manis pentadactyla isolate mManPen7 chromosome 1, mManPen7.hap1, whole genome shotgun sequence includes these proteins:
- the LOC118908461 gene encoding twinfilin-2 isoform X2, with protein MAHQTGIHATKELKEFFAKARAGTIRLIKVVIEDEQLVLGASRELVGPWDQDYDRVVLPLLDAQQPCYLLYRLDSQNAQGFEWLFLAWSPDNSPVRLKMLYAATRATVKKEFGGGHIKDELFGTVKDDLSFAGYQKHLSSCAAPAPLTSAERELQQIRINEVKTEISVESKHQTLQGLAFPLQSEAQRALQQLKQKTVNYIQLKLDLERETIELVHTEPTDVAQLPSRVPRDAARYHFFLYKHTHEGDPLESVVFIYSMPGHRCSIRERMLYSSCKSRLLDSAEQDFLLDISKKIEIGDGAELTAEFLYDEVHPKQHAFKQAFAKPKGPGGKRGHKRLIRGPGENGDDS; from the exons ATGGCGCACCAGACGGGCATCCACG CCACCAAGGAGCTGAAGGAATTCTTTGCCAAGGCTCGGGCTGGCACCATTCGGCTTATCAAAGTTGTCATTGAGGATG AGCAGCTCGTGCTGGGTGCCTCTCGGGAGCTGGTGGGTCCCTGGGACCAGGACTACGACAGAGTCGTCCTGCCCCTGCTCGATGCCCAGCAGCCCTGCTATCTGCTCTATCGCCTGGACTCGCAGAACGCCCAGGGCTTCGAGTGGCTCTTCCTCGCCTGGTCACCTGATAATTCCCCC GTGCGGCTGAAGATGCTGTATGCTGCCACACGGGCCACAGTGAAGAAGGAGTTTGGGGGCGGCCACATCAAGGATGAGCTCTTCGGGACTGTGAAG GATGACCTCTCCTTTGCTGGGTACCAGAAGCACCTGTCATCCTGTGCAGCGCCCGCCCCACTGACCTCGGCAGAGAGAGAGCTTCAGCAGATCCGCATTAACGAG GTGAAGACAGAGATCAGTGTGGAGAGCAAGCACCAGACCCTGCAGGGCCTTGCCTTTCCACTGCAGTCCGAGGCCCAGCGGGCGCTGCAGCAGCTAAAACAGAAGACCGTCAACTACATCCAGCTG AAGCTGGACCTGGAGCGGGAGACGATCGAGCTTGTGCACACAGAGCCCACAGACGTGGCCCAGCTGCCCTCCAGGGTGCCCCGAGATGCCGCCCGCTACCACTTCTTCCTCTACAAGCACACCCATGAGGGTGACCCCCTCGAGTCTGTGG TGTTCATCTACTCGATGCCGGGCCACAGGTGCAGCATCAGGGAGCGCATGCTCTACTCCAGCTGCAAGAGCCGCCTCCTCGACTCTGCGGAGCAGGACTTCCTGCTGGACATCTCCAAGAAG ATTGAAATTGGCGACGGGGCAGAGCTGACGGCCGAGTTCCTCTATGACGAGGTGCACCCCAAGCAACACGCCTTCAAGCAGGCCTTCGCCAAGCCCAAGGGCCCGGGGGGCAAGCGGGGCCACAAGCGCCTCATCCGAGGCCCTGGCGAGAACGGGGATGACAGCTAG
- the LOC118908461 gene encoding toll-like receptor 9 isoform X3 produces MAHQTGIHATKELKEFFAKARAGTIRLIKVVIEDEQLVLGASRELVGPWDQDYDRVVLPLLDAQQPCYLLYRLDSQNAQGFEWLFLAWSPDNSPVRLKMLYAATRATVKKEFGGGHIKDELFGTVKDDLSFAGYQKHLSSCAAPAPLTSAERELQQIRINEVKTEISVESKHQTLQGLAFPLQSEAQRALQQLKQKTVNYIQLKLDLERETIELVHTEPTDVAQLPSRVPRDAARYHFFLYKHTHEGDPLESVVFIYSMPGHRCSIRERMLYSSCKSRLLDSAEQDFLLDISKKGPHHSALHCLSLLVLAAVLATALAQGALPAFLPCELQPHGLVNCNWLFLKAVPHFSAAAPRENITSLSLLSNRIHHLHDSDFAHLSSLRDLNLKWNCPPASLSPMHFPCHMTIEHNTFLAVPTLEVLNLSYNGISTVPALPSSLVSLSLSHTHILALDAPALMGLRALRVLYMDGNCYYKNPCSRAVHVAPGALLGLGNLTHLSLKYNNLTAVPRSLPPGLQTLLLSYNRIITLAPEDLANLAALRVLDVGGNCRRCDHARNPCVECPRGFPQLHPDTFSHLSHLEGLVLKDNSLHRLSSQWFWGLDSLRVLDLSENFLYDCITRTKAFRGLARLRQLNLSFNYHKRVSFAHLQLAPSFRSLRSLQKLDMHGIFFRSLSETTLQPLARLPALHTLSLQMNFISQAQLSIFGAFPGLRVVDLSDNRISGAAEPPAATGELDGGHELWLPPRNLAPGPRDSPCSEDFMPSCRTLSFTLDLSRNNLVAVQPEMFARLSHLQCLRLSYNSISQAVNGSQFVPLTSLRVLDLSHNKLDLYHGRSFTELPRLEALDLSYNSQPFSMQGVGHNLSFVAQLPTLRYLSLAHNDIHSRVSQQLRSASLRALDFSGNALSRMWAEGDLYLRFFHGLRSLVLLDLSQNRLHTLLPRTLDNLPKSLQLLRLRDNYLAFFNWSGLALLPKLEALDLAGNQLKALSNGSLPGGTQLQRLDLSGNSIGFVDPGFFALATRLRELNLSANALKTVEPSWFGSLAGTLKILDVSANPLHCACGAGFVDFLLEVQAAVPGLPSRVKCGSPGQLQGRSIFAQDLRLCLDEALSRGCFGLSLLAVALGLAVPVLYHLCGWDLWYCSHLCLAWLPQRGRRRGTDTLLYDAFVVFDKAQSAVADWVYNELRGRLEERRGRRALRLCLEERDWLPGKTLFENLWASIYCSRKTLFVLAQTDRVSGLLRASFLLAQQRLLEDRKDVVVLVILCPDAHRSRYVRLRQRLCRQSVLLWPHQPSGQRGFWAQLGMALTRDNSHFYNRNFCQGPTTAE; encoded by the exons ATGGCGCACCAGACGGGCATCCACG CCACCAAGGAGCTGAAGGAATTCTTTGCCAAGGCTCGGGCTGGCACCATTCGGCTTATCAAAGTTGTCATTGAGGATG AGCAGCTCGTGCTGGGTGCCTCTCGGGAGCTGGTGGGTCCCTGGGACCAGGACTACGACAGAGTCGTCCTGCCCCTGCTCGATGCCCAGCAGCCCTGCTATCTGCTCTATCGCCTGGACTCGCAGAACGCCCAGGGCTTCGAGTGGCTCTTCCTCGCCTGGTCACCTGATAATTCCCCC GTGCGGCTGAAGATGCTGTATGCTGCCACACGGGCCACAGTGAAGAAGGAGTTTGGGGGCGGCCACATCAAGGATGAGCTCTTCGGGACTGTGAAG GATGACCTCTCCTTTGCTGGGTACCAGAAGCACCTGTCATCCTGTGCAGCGCCCGCCCCACTGACCTCGGCAGAGAGAGAGCTTCAGCAGATCCGCATTAACGAG GTGAAGACAGAGATCAGTGTGGAGAGCAAGCACCAGACCCTGCAGGGCCTTGCCTTTCCACTGCAGTCCGAGGCCCAGCGGGCGCTGCAGCAGCTAAAACAGAAGACCGTCAACTACATCCAGCTG AAGCTGGACCTGGAGCGGGAGACGATCGAGCTTGTGCACACAGAGCCCACAGACGTGGCCCAGCTGCCCTCCAGGGTGCCCCGAGATGCCGCCCGCTACCACTTCTTCCTCTACAAGCACACCCATGAGGGTGACCCCCTCGAGTCTGTGG TGTTCATCTACTCGATGCCGGGCCACAGGTGCAGCATCAGGGAGCGCATGCTCTACTCCAGCTGCAAGAGCCGCCTCCTCGACTCTGCGGAGCAGGACTTCCTGCTGGACATCTCCAAGAAG ggCCCCCACCACAGTGCCCTGCACTGCCTGTCCCTCCTGGTCCTGGCTGCGGTGCTGGCCACGGCCCTGGCCCAGGGcgccctgcctgccttcctgccctgTGAGCTCCAGCCACACGGCCTGGTGAACTGCAACTGGCTGTTCCTCAAGGCCGTGCCCCACTTCTCTGCGGCCGCACCCCGGGAGAACATCACCAGTCTCTCCCTGCTCTCCAACCGCATCCACCACCTGCACGACTCTGACTTTGCCCATCTGTCCAGCCTACGGGACCTCAACCTCAAGTGGAACTGCCCGCCCGCCAGCCTCAGCCCCATGCACTTCCCCTGTCACATGACCATAGAGCACAACACTTTCCTGGCCGTGCCCACCCTGGAGGTGCTGAACCTGAGCTACAATGGCATCTCCACTGTGCCCGCCCTGCCCAGTTCCctggtgtccctgtccctgagCCACACCCACATCCTGGCGCTGGACGCCCCTGCCCTCATGGGCCTGCGTGCCCTGCGTGTCCTCTACATGGACGGCAACTGCTACTACAAGAACCCCTGCAGCCGTGCAGTGCACGTGGCCCCAGGCGCCCTCCTGGGCCTGGGCAACCTCACGCACCTGTCACTCAAGTACAACAACCTCACAGCGGTGCCCCGCAGCCTGCCCCCCGGCCTTCAGACCCTGCTGTTGTCCTACAACCGCATCATCACCCTGGCCCCTGAGGACCTGGCCAACCTGGCCGCCTTGCGGGTGCTCGATGTGGGTGGTAACTGCCGCCGCTGCGACCATGCCCGCAACCCCTGCGTGGAGTGCCCGCGGGGCTTCCCCCAGCTGCACCCAGACACCTTCAGCCACCTGAGCCACCTCGAGGGCCTAGTGTTGAAGGACAACTCTCTCCACCGCCTGAGCTCCCAGTGGTTCTGGGGCCTGGACAGCCTCAGAGTGCTGGACCTGAGTGAGAACTTCCTATACGACTGCATCACCAGAACCAAGGCCTTCCGGGGCTTGGCCCGGCTGCGCCAGCTCAACCTGTCCTTCAATTACCACAAGAGGGTGTCCTTTGCCCACCTGCAGCTGGCACCCTCCTTCCGGAGCCTGCGCTCCCTGCAGAAGCTGGACATGCATGGCATCTTCTTCCGCTCGCTCAGCGAGACGACGCTGCAGCCCCTGGCCCGCCTGCCCGCGCTCCACACGCTGAGTCTGCAGATGAACTTCATCAGCCAGGCCCAGCTCAGCATCTTTGGGGCTTTTCCTGGCCTGCGTGTCGTGGACCTGTCGGACAACCGTATTAGCGGAGCTGCGGAGCCGCCGGCTGCCACGGGGGAGCTGGATGGGGGGCACGAGCTCTGGCTGCCGCCCAGGAACCTCGCTCCAGGCCCACGGGACAGCCCCTGCTCTGAGGACTTCATGCCAAGCTGCAGGACCCTCAGCTTCACCCTAGACCTGTCACGGAACAACCTGGTGGCAGTGCAGCCGGAGATGTTTGCCCGGCTCTCGCACCTGCAGTGCCTGCGCCTTAGCTACAACAGCATCTCACAGGCTGTCAACGGCTCCCAGTTCGTGCCACTGACCAGCCTGCGGGTGCTGGACCTGTCCCACAACAAGCTGGACCTGTACCATGGGCGCTCGTTCACCGAGCTGCCGCGACTGGAGGCTCTGGACCTCAGCTACAACAGTCAGCCCTTCAGCATGCAGGGCGTGGGCCACAACCTCAGCTTTGTGGCTCAGCTGCCCACCCTGCGCTACCTCAGCCTGGCGCACAACGACATCCACAGCCGCGTGTCCCAGCAGCTCCGCAGCGCCTCCCTGCGGGCTCTGGACTTCAGCGGCAATGCGCTGAGCCGGATGTGGGCAGAGGGGGACCTCTACCTCCGCttcttccatggcctgagaagcCTGGTCCTCCTGGACCTGTCCCAGAACCGCCTGCACACCCTCCTGCCGCGCACGCTGGACAACCTCCCCAAGAGCCTGCAGCTGCTGCGCCTCCGGGACAATTACCTGGCCTTCTTCAACTGGAGTGGCCTTGCGCTCCTGCCCAAGCTGGAAGCGCTGGACCTGGCGGGAAACCAGCTGAAAGCCCTGAGCAACGGCAGCCTGCCCGGCGGCACCCAGCTCCAGAGGCTGGACCTCAGCGGTAACAGCATTGGCTTCGTGGACCCCGGCTTCTTCGCTCTGGCCACAAGACTGCGGGAGCTCAACCTCAGCGCCAATGCCCTCAAGACAGTGGAGCCCTCCTGGTTTGGCTCCCTGGCGGGCACCCTGAAAATCCTAGACGTGAGTGCCAACCCCCTGCACTGCGCCTGTGGGGCAGGCTTCGTGGACTTCCTGCTGGAGGTGCAGGCCGCCGTACCTGGGCTGCCCAGCCGCGTCAAGTGCGGCAGCCCGGGCCAGCTCCAGGGCCGCAGCATCTTTGCGCAGGACCTACGCCTCTGCCTGGACGAGGCGCTCTCCCGGGGCTGTTTCGGCCTCTCCCTGCTGGCTGTGGCCCTGGGCCTGGCCGTGCCTGTGCTGTACCACCTCTGCGGCTGGGACCTCTGGTACTGCTCCCACCTGTGCCTGGCCTGGCTGCCCCAgcgggggcggcggcggggcACAGACACCCTGCTCTACGATGCCTTTGTGGTGTTCGACAAGGCCCAGAGCGCAGTGGCCGACTGGGTGTACAACGAGCTGCGTGGGCGGCTGGAGGAGCGACGTGGGCGCCGGGCGCTCCGCCTGTGCCTGGAGGAGCGTGACTGGCTGCCCGGAAAAACACTCTTCGAGAACCTGTGGGCCTCGATCTACTGCAGCCGCAAGACGCTGTTTGTGCTGGCCCAGACGGACCGGGTCAGCGGCCTCCTGCGGGCCAGCTTCTTGTTGGCCCAACAGCGCCTGCTGGAGGACCGCAAGGACGTGGTGGTGCTGGTGATCCTCTGCCCCGACGCCCACCGCTCTCGCTATGTGCGGCTGCGTCAGCGCCTCTGCCGCCAGAGCGTCCTCCTCTGGCCCCACCAGCCCAGTGGCCAGCGTGGCTTCTGGGCCCAGCTGGGCATGGCCCTGACCAGGGACAACAGCCACTTCTACAACCGGAACTTCTGCCAGGGTCCCACGACGGCCGAGTAG
- the LOC118908461 gene encoding toll-like receptor 9 isoform X1 — protein sequence MGPHHSALHCLSLLVLAAVLATALAQGALPAFLPCELQPHGLVNCNWLFLKAVPHFSAAAPRENITSLSLLSNRIHHLHDSDFAHLSSLRDLNLKWNCPPASLSPMHFPCHMTIEHNTFLAVPTLEVLNLSYNGISTVPALPSSLVSLSLSHTHILALDAPALMGLRALRVLYMDGNCYYKNPCSRAVHVAPGALLGLGNLTHLSLKYNNLTAVPRSLPPGLQTLLLSYNRIITLAPEDLANLAALRVLDVGGNCRRCDHARNPCVECPRGFPQLHPDTFSHLSHLEGLVLKDNSLHRLSSQWFWGLDSLRVLDLSENFLYDCITRTKAFRGLARLRQLNLSFNYHKRVSFAHLQLAPSFRSLRSLQKLDMHGIFFRSLSETTLQPLARLPALHTLSLQMNFISQAQLSIFGAFPGLRVVDLSDNRISGAAEPPAATGELDGGHELWLPPRNLAPGPRDSPCSEDFMPSCRTLSFTLDLSRNNLVAVQPEMFARLSHLQCLRLSYNSISQAVNGSQFVPLTSLRVLDLSHNKLDLYHGRSFTELPRLEALDLSYNSQPFSMQGVGHNLSFVAQLPTLRYLSLAHNDIHSRVSQQLRSASLRALDFSGNALSRMWAEGDLYLRFFHGLRSLVLLDLSQNRLHTLLPRTLDNLPKSLQLLRLRDNYLAFFNWSGLALLPKLEALDLAGNQLKALSNGSLPGGTQLQRLDLSGNSIGFVDPGFFALATRLRELNLSANALKTVEPSWFGSLAGTLKILDVSANPLHCACGAGFVDFLLEVQAAVPGLPSRVKCGSPGQLQGRSIFAQDLRLCLDEALSRGCFGLSLLAVALGLAVPVLYHLCGWDLWYCSHLCLAWLPQRGRRRGTDTLLYDAFVVFDKAQSAVADWVYNELRGRLEERRGRRALRLCLEERDWLPGKTLFENLWASIYCSRKTLFVLAQTDRVSGLLRASFLLAQQRLLEDRKDVVVLVILCPDAHRSRYVRLRQRLCRQSVLLWPHQPSGQRGFWAQLGMALTRDNSHFYNRNFCQGPTTAE from the exons ATG ggCCCCCACCACAGTGCCCTGCACTGCCTGTCCCTCCTGGTCCTGGCTGCGGTGCTGGCCACGGCCCTGGCCCAGGGcgccctgcctgccttcctgccctgTGAGCTCCAGCCACACGGCCTGGTGAACTGCAACTGGCTGTTCCTCAAGGCCGTGCCCCACTTCTCTGCGGCCGCACCCCGGGAGAACATCACCAGTCTCTCCCTGCTCTCCAACCGCATCCACCACCTGCACGACTCTGACTTTGCCCATCTGTCCAGCCTACGGGACCTCAACCTCAAGTGGAACTGCCCGCCCGCCAGCCTCAGCCCCATGCACTTCCCCTGTCACATGACCATAGAGCACAACACTTTCCTGGCCGTGCCCACCCTGGAGGTGCTGAACCTGAGCTACAATGGCATCTCCACTGTGCCCGCCCTGCCCAGTTCCctggtgtccctgtccctgagCCACACCCACATCCTGGCGCTGGACGCCCCTGCCCTCATGGGCCTGCGTGCCCTGCGTGTCCTCTACATGGACGGCAACTGCTACTACAAGAACCCCTGCAGCCGTGCAGTGCACGTGGCCCCAGGCGCCCTCCTGGGCCTGGGCAACCTCACGCACCTGTCACTCAAGTACAACAACCTCACAGCGGTGCCCCGCAGCCTGCCCCCCGGCCTTCAGACCCTGCTGTTGTCCTACAACCGCATCATCACCCTGGCCCCTGAGGACCTGGCCAACCTGGCCGCCTTGCGGGTGCTCGATGTGGGTGGTAACTGCCGCCGCTGCGACCATGCCCGCAACCCCTGCGTGGAGTGCCCGCGGGGCTTCCCCCAGCTGCACCCAGACACCTTCAGCCACCTGAGCCACCTCGAGGGCCTAGTGTTGAAGGACAACTCTCTCCACCGCCTGAGCTCCCAGTGGTTCTGGGGCCTGGACAGCCTCAGAGTGCTGGACCTGAGTGAGAACTTCCTATACGACTGCATCACCAGAACCAAGGCCTTCCGGGGCTTGGCCCGGCTGCGCCAGCTCAACCTGTCCTTCAATTACCACAAGAGGGTGTCCTTTGCCCACCTGCAGCTGGCACCCTCCTTCCGGAGCCTGCGCTCCCTGCAGAAGCTGGACATGCATGGCATCTTCTTCCGCTCGCTCAGCGAGACGACGCTGCAGCCCCTGGCCCGCCTGCCCGCGCTCCACACGCTGAGTCTGCAGATGAACTTCATCAGCCAGGCCCAGCTCAGCATCTTTGGGGCTTTTCCTGGCCTGCGTGTCGTGGACCTGTCGGACAACCGTATTAGCGGAGCTGCGGAGCCGCCGGCTGCCACGGGGGAGCTGGATGGGGGGCACGAGCTCTGGCTGCCGCCCAGGAACCTCGCTCCAGGCCCACGGGACAGCCCCTGCTCTGAGGACTTCATGCCAAGCTGCAGGACCCTCAGCTTCACCCTAGACCTGTCACGGAACAACCTGGTGGCAGTGCAGCCGGAGATGTTTGCCCGGCTCTCGCACCTGCAGTGCCTGCGCCTTAGCTACAACAGCATCTCACAGGCTGTCAACGGCTCCCAGTTCGTGCCACTGACCAGCCTGCGGGTGCTGGACCTGTCCCACAACAAGCTGGACCTGTACCATGGGCGCTCGTTCACCGAGCTGCCGCGACTGGAGGCTCTGGACCTCAGCTACAACAGTCAGCCCTTCAGCATGCAGGGCGTGGGCCACAACCTCAGCTTTGTGGCTCAGCTGCCCACCCTGCGCTACCTCAGCCTGGCGCACAACGACATCCACAGCCGCGTGTCCCAGCAGCTCCGCAGCGCCTCCCTGCGGGCTCTGGACTTCAGCGGCAATGCGCTGAGCCGGATGTGGGCAGAGGGGGACCTCTACCTCCGCttcttccatggcctgagaagcCTGGTCCTCCTGGACCTGTCCCAGAACCGCCTGCACACCCTCCTGCCGCGCACGCTGGACAACCTCCCCAAGAGCCTGCAGCTGCTGCGCCTCCGGGACAATTACCTGGCCTTCTTCAACTGGAGTGGCCTTGCGCTCCTGCCCAAGCTGGAAGCGCTGGACCTGGCGGGAAACCAGCTGAAAGCCCTGAGCAACGGCAGCCTGCCCGGCGGCACCCAGCTCCAGAGGCTGGACCTCAGCGGTAACAGCATTGGCTTCGTGGACCCCGGCTTCTTCGCTCTGGCCACAAGACTGCGGGAGCTCAACCTCAGCGCCAATGCCCTCAAGACAGTGGAGCCCTCCTGGTTTGGCTCCCTGGCGGGCACCCTGAAAATCCTAGACGTGAGTGCCAACCCCCTGCACTGCGCCTGTGGGGCAGGCTTCGTGGACTTCCTGCTGGAGGTGCAGGCCGCCGTACCTGGGCTGCCCAGCCGCGTCAAGTGCGGCAGCCCGGGCCAGCTCCAGGGCCGCAGCATCTTTGCGCAGGACCTACGCCTCTGCCTGGACGAGGCGCTCTCCCGGGGCTGTTTCGGCCTCTCCCTGCTGGCTGTGGCCCTGGGCCTGGCCGTGCCTGTGCTGTACCACCTCTGCGGCTGGGACCTCTGGTACTGCTCCCACCTGTGCCTGGCCTGGCTGCCCCAgcgggggcggcggcggggcACAGACACCCTGCTCTACGATGCCTTTGTGGTGTTCGACAAGGCCCAGAGCGCAGTGGCCGACTGGGTGTACAACGAGCTGCGTGGGCGGCTGGAGGAGCGACGTGGGCGCCGGGCGCTCCGCCTGTGCCTGGAGGAGCGTGACTGGCTGCCCGGAAAAACACTCTTCGAGAACCTGTGGGCCTCGATCTACTGCAGCCGCAAGACGCTGTTTGTGCTGGCCCAGACGGACCGGGTCAGCGGCCTCCTGCGGGCCAGCTTCTTGTTGGCCCAACAGCGCCTGCTGGAGGACCGCAAGGACGTGGTGGTGCTGGTGATCCTCTGCCCCGACGCCCACCGCTCTCGCTATGTGCGGCTGCGTCAGCGCCTCTGCCGCCAGAGCGTCCTCCTCTGGCCCCACCAGCCCAGTGGCCAGCGTGGCTTCTGGGCCCAGCTGGGCATGGCCCTGACCAGGGACAACAGCCACTTCTACAACCGGAACTTCTGCCAGGGTCCCACGACGGCCGAGTAG